CCACGATCGTCGCCAGGGCGGCATCCGGGTCGGCGTGCAGGGTGTCGTAGTCGACGCCGACGCAGTCCTCGTAGCTCTGCCCGGCGCTCGCGTGCTCGACGAGCAGCTCGAGGATGAAGTCGCGCTCGACGTCGGCCCGCACGATGGGGCGGAACACGCCCACGCGCGCCACGGATGCCGTGAGGGTCTCGAGGAGCCCCACGGCGACGGTCGACTTGCCGGTGCGCCCCTCGGCGCTCGTCAGATAGATGCGGGTCGCCACCCGCCCAACGCTACGCGGTCGTGCGGGGTCGCGGGCCGGGTCCTTGGGCCCGTGCCGCTGCGGCCTCGTCGACGAGGAGGTCCATGTTGAGCGCGGCGCCCGCCATCGTGCCCGCCGCCGCGGATGCGCCGACCATGGCGGTCGCGTCGCGCGCGTTGCCGACCGCCCACACGCCCGGCAGCGGCGTCATCCCGACGGCGTCGGCGGGAATGACGACCCCGACGCCCTCGACGACGGACGGGCTGCCGCCCAGCTGCTCGTACAGCTCGGTGCGCGCCTCGAACGACGGCCCGACGGCCACGGCGCGCGCGGGCAGCGCAGTGCCATCGGCGAGCACGACCGAGTCGAGCGCGCCATCCGAGTCGTCATCGACGCGCGCGACGACGCCGTCGACGATGCGCACGCCGAGGGCGACGAGGTCGGCGTCGGATGCGGCGTCGCGCGGGCTGTCGTGGCGCACGAACACGACGTCGTCGCTCAGTCGGCTGAACATGAGCGCCTGGTGCGAGCTGCGCGGAGTCGTGCCGATCACGACGATCGCGCGGTCGCGCACCTCCCAGCCGTGGCAGTACGGGCAGTGCACCACGGAGTCGCCCCAGTGCGCTGCGAGCCCCGGGATGTCGGGCAGCACGTCGCGGAGGCCCGAGGCGAGCAGCAGCCGCCGCGCCTGCACGGTGCGGCCGCCTGCCGTCTCGAGCGCGAACCCGTCGGGCGCACGGCGAACCCGCGTGACGCGGTCGTCGACGAGCGCGACGCCGTACGCGGCGGCCTGCTCGCGAGCCGCCGCGATGAGCGCGAGGGGTTCGGCGCCGTCTCGGCTGAAGACGTTGTGCGCGTGGGCGGCGACGGCGTTGCGGGGCTCACCGGCGTCGATGACGACGACCGCTCGCCGCGAACGCCCGAGCGCCGTGGCAGCCGAGAGGCCCGCGGGGCCCCCGCCCACGACGGCGACGTCGACGATCTCGGGCGCGGAGTGGGGGCGGGTGTCGCGGTTCATACGCCGATGCTGCGCCGACGGTGGCGATTGTGGCAAGGGTTGTTGCCGAGATGGCAAACTGCCTTCATGGCAGAGGAGGTCGAACGCACTCTCGCCGGCGTGGGCGGGCGCCTGCGCGCGCTCCGCACGCGCCGGGAGTTGACACTTGCCCAGGTGTCGCGTGACACCGGCATCTCGGTCAGCACGCTCTCGCGCCTCGAGTCGGGCACGCGGCGTCCCGCCCTCGAGCTGCTGCTGCCGCTCGCACGCGTGTACGACGTGCCGCTCGACGAGCTCGTGGGCGCGCCCGAGGTGGGCGATCCACGCGTGCACATCCGCCGCATCCCGCACCGCGGTGGCCTCCTGCTGCCGCTCAGCCGAGGCGCGAACGGCATCCGGGTCGTCAAGCAGATCCTGCCGCCGCCGCGCGCGCGGGAGCGCGTCGAGCTCAAGACGCATCGCGGCAACGAGTGGCTCTACGTGATCTCCGGGCGGCTCCGGCTCGTGCTGGGGGAGCGCGACTTCGTGCTCGAGGCGGGCGAGGCGGCCGAGTTCGACACGCGCACGCCGCACTGGATGGGCGCCGCTGACGGCACGACCGTCGAGCTGCTGCACCTCTCCGGTCCCGAGGGCCAGCGCATCCACCTGCCCGAGCTCGACGCCTGACGATGCGGGGCCCCGCCGGCGGGGCGCGCAACGGGACTTTCGACCCACGGGTTTCGCGGGCGGGACCTTGGGCCCTGACGGGCCACCTTCAGGAAGCGGAAGGTTGAGGGTGTCAGGTCGCGTACTCGTGCGACCGCGGAAGAGAGGACACCCGTGGACCCCCTCGAGATCGCCCGGTGGCAGTTCGGCATCACGACCGTCTACCACTTCATGATGGTGCCGCTGACGCTCGGCCTGGGGATGGTCGTCGCGATCCTGCACACCATGTGGGTGCGCACCGCCGACGAGAAGTGGCTCCGCATGACGAAGTTCTGGGGGAAGCTCTACCTCGTCAACTTCATCATGGGTGTCGCCACGGGAATCGTGCAGGAGTTCCAGTTCGGCATGGCGTGGAGCGAGTACTCGCGCTTCGTGGGCGACGTCTTCGGCGCCCCGCTCGCCATGGAGGGCCTGCTCGCGTTCTTCGTCGAGTCGACCTTCCTCGGCCTCTGGATCTTCGGATGGGGCCGCCTGCCGAAGAGGCTGCACCTCGCGACCCTGTGGCTCGCCGTGATCGGCTCCTGGATCTCGGCGTACTTCATCCTCGCGGCGAACTCGTGGATGCAGCACCCCGTCGGCATCGAGCTCGTCGACGGCAAGCCCGTGCTCACCGACATCTGGGCCGTGCTGACCAACAACACGGCGCTCGCCGCGTTCCCGCACACGATCGCGGGCGCGATCGCCGTCGCGGGCGGCTTTCTGCTCGGCATCGCCTGGTACCAGCTGTGGCGCCGCCGCAAGGACGGCATCGACACCGTGGATGCGTCGGGTCGCGTGATCGTGGGCGAGGCTCCCGAGATCCCGGGTCGCGACACGGCCGACCACCGCGTCTGGATCACCTCGCTGCGCCTCGGCGCGGTCGTCGCGATCGTCGGCTTCAGCGCCGTCGCGATCACGGGAGACATCCAGGGCAAGCTCATGTACGAGCAGCAGCCGCTCAAGATGGCGGCGGCCGAGGCCGCGTGCCACACGGGAACGAGCTTCTCGGTGCTGTCGGTCGGCAAGCTCGGATCGCAGGACTGCTCCGAGGTCGTGCCCGTCATCGAGATCCCCGGCGTGCTCTCGTTCCTCGCGAAGGGCGACTTCACGACCGAGATGCCGGGCCTCAACGAGCTCATCCCGCAGTACGAGGAGCTCTACGGCACGAACCTCCCCGAGAGCGAGCTCTACGGCGAGCGCTCGGGCGCCGAGATCGACTACATGCCGAACCTCGAGGTCACCTACTGGGGCTTCCGCATCATGATCGGCTTCGGCGCGATCGCCGCCTTCGCGGGCGTCGTCGCCCTGTGGCTCACCCGCAAGGGCACCGTGCCGGTCTCGAAGCCGCTCATGCAGCTCGCGGTCTTCGGCATCCTCGCCCCCTTCGGTGCGAACGCCGCCGGCTGGATCTTCACCGAGATGGGCCGCCAGCCGTTCGTCGTGGCGCCGAACCCGAACCCGAGCGGTGTCGACGGCGTGTTCATGTTCACGGCGGCCGCGGTGTCGCCCGGCGTCGACGGCTGGGAGATCGTGTTCTCGCTCGTGTCGCTCGGCCTCGTGTACCTCGTGCTCATGGTCGTCGAGGTCATGCTCCTGGCCCGCTTCGTGCGCGCGGGCGTCGCCGGCGTCATGCCCGAGCGCTTCCACGACGACGACGCCGACGGGCCGGACGGCGACGCGGGCACCCGCGACGACGTCCTGGCCTTCGCCTACTGACCCCGGCATCCGGAACGGAGATTCAAGGAAATGGACGCACTTCCCGTCGTCTGGTTCGTCGCCATCGCGGTGCTCTGGGGCGGCTACATCCTGCTCGAGGGCTTCGACCTCGGCGTCGGCATGCACATGCTGTTCAGCGCGCGCGACGAGAAGCAGCGCCGCGTGATGCTCAACGCGATCGGTCCCGTGTGGGACGGCAACGAGGTGTGGCTGCTCACGGCCGGCGCCGGCACCTTCGCGGCGTTCCCGTACTGGTACGCCTCGCTGTTCTCGACGCTCTACGTGCCGCTCACGCTCGTGCTGCTCGGCCTCATCTTCCGCGCGGTCGCGATCGAGTACCGCGGCAAGATCGTGTCGCGGGCGTGGACGCGCTTCTGGGACTGGTCGATCGGCCTCGGCTCGCTCGTCGCGGCGTTCGGCCTCGGTGCGGGCCTCGCCCTCACGACGACCGGCCTGCCGATCGACGCGAACGGCGACCGCGTCGGCGGCCCGTTCGTGTGGCTCACCCCGATCGCCGTGCTCGGCGGCCTCGCGCTCGTCGGCTTCTGCCTCGTGCACGGTGCGACCTTCCTCGCGCTCAAGACCGACGGCCCCGTGCGCGAGCGGATGGGGCGCCTCGTGCCGCGGATGGCCCCCGTCGCGCTCCTCCCGATCGCCGGCTGGGCGATCCTCGTCGAGGTGCGCGGCGGCAACCCCGTCAGCTGGACGCTCCTCGCGCTCGCCGTCGTCGCGGGCGTGTACGCGTGGCTCCGCGCCCGGAAGGGCAGCGAGGGCTGGGCGTTCACCGGTTTCGCGGCCTTCGGCGCGTTCGGTGCGGCATCCATCTTCGCGGGGGTGTTTCCCGTCGTGCTGCCGTCGACGATCGACCCCGCGTTCGACCTCACGATCTGGAACGCCGCGAGCGGCGAGTACACCCTCATGGTCATGTCGGTCGTGACGGCCTTCGCCCTGCCGGTGGTGCTCGCCTACCAGGCGTGGAGCTACTGGGTGTTCCGCAAGCGCGTCGCGCCGCAGCACGTGCCCGAGCCGCACGACGCGGTGCCCGCCATCCGCCGCGACGCCGCCGCCGGTGCTGTCCCCGGGACGCGTTGACATGACCGCGGAGCGCGCCGACAGCCGCCCCCTGCGAGGTGGCCGACCCGAGCTGGGGCCAGGGGGCGTCGGCGCGCTCGTGCCCGTCGTGCTCGCGAGCCTCGCGGGCGCGGCCGGCACCCTGCTCATCGCGGAGTCGATCGCGCGCCAGCTCGCATCCTTCGCAGCCGGCGGCGACCCCGCCGAGTGGCTCGCGCTCGGCGCGCTCGGCGTGCTGCTGCGGGCGGGCGCCGCGTGGGCGCAGTCGGTGCTCGCGAGGCGGGCGGCCATCCGTGCGAAGTCGGCGCTGCGCCGCGACCTCGCCGCACGCATCGCGCGGGGGGATGCGGCGGGCGGCGGCACCGCGGTGCTCGCGACCGAGGGGCTCGACGCGCTCGACGACTACTTCGGCGTCGCGATCCCCGCGATGGTGTCGGCGCTCGTCGTGCCGTTCGCTGCAGGCCTTCGCATCCTCGGCGCCGACCTGCTCTCGACGATCGTGCTCGTCTGCACGATCCCGCTCGTGCCCGTGTTCATGGCGCTCATCGGCATGCACACTCGCGACCGCGTCGACCGCTCGACCGACGCCCTCACACGGCTCGCCGACCACCTCGTCGAGCTCGCGCGCGGCCTGCCCGTGCTCGTGGGCCTCGGCCGTCTCGAGGAGCAGCTCGCGGCGCTCGACCGCATCCAGTCGGACTACCGCTCGCGCACGATGCTCACGCTGCGCACGGCGTTCCTCTCGGCGCTCGCCCTCGAGCTCATCGCGACGATCTCGGTCGCGGTGGTCGCCGTGTTCCTCGGGGTGCGACTCATCTCGGGCGACGTGACGCTCGAGGTCGCGGTGCTCGTGCTGCTGCTCGCGCCGGAGTGCTTCACGGCGCTGCGCGAGGTCGGCACGGCCTTCCACTCCTCGCAGGACGGGCTCTCGGCTCTCCGTCGCGTGCGCGAGCTGCTCGCCGACGGCCGCGTGTCGGCGGTGCCCGCGGATGGCGCTCCCGCGCTCGAGCACGTCGGCGTGCGGTTCCCGGGGCGCGACGCCGTCTTCGCGGGGCTGACCGTGCGTCCTGTGGTCGGGCGTATCACGGCGCTCGCGGGCCGGAGCGGATGCGGCAAGTCGACCGCGCTCGCGGCGCTCGTCGGCGCCCTCCCGGCCGACGCCGTGCTGACGGGGACGGTCACGGGCGACCCCGCACACACCGCCTACGCCGCCCAGACGCCGCGCTTCGCCGAGGAGACGCTGCTCGAGGAGCTCGCGCTCGCGGGGGCCGACGCGGATGCCGCCCGCGCCCTCGCCGCCGAGCTCGGCCTCGAGGGGGTGCTCGGTGCACCGCTCGCCGAGCTGAGCCCGGGGGAGCAGCGCCGTGCGGCCCTCGCCCGCGCGCTCGCACGGGTCGACGCCGGTGCGACCCTCCTCGTGCTCGACGAGCCGACCGCGCACCTCGACGACGCGTCCGCCGAGCGCGTGCGCGCGGCCGTGCGAGCGCGTGCCGACCGCGTCGCGACGGTGCTCGTGGCGCACGAGCCCGCGACGCTCGCGATCGCGGACGAGGTGGTGACCCTCGGCGGTCAGGCGTGGGCTGGTTTCGACACGCGGCCGGCTCCGCCGGTCGCTACTCAACCAGCGGTGAACGCCGCCACCGCGCACGACGTCGTGAACGCAGGTGACGGCCGTCTCGCTGCTCGACCAGCGGTGAACGCAGGTGGTCGAGGAGCGCCGCCGGAGGCGACGCGTCTCGAGACCGCCGGGCCGGCGGCCGGCCGCGGCCCGCTCCGCACCGTGCTCGCCGCGTCCCCGTGGCGCTGGGTGGGCGCATCCGTGATGGCCGCGCTCGCGATCGGCCTCGGCCTCGCGCTCACGGGCGTGTCGGGCTGGCTCATCGTGCGCGCATCCGAGGGCCCCGCGATCATGTACCTGCTCGTCGCGATCGTCGGCGTGCGCTTCTTCGGCCTTGGCCGCCCGGTGGCCCGCTACGTCGAGCGGCTGCTCGCGCACGACGCCGTCTTCCGGGCGACGGATGTGCTGCGCCTGCGGCTCTGGCGCCGCCTCGCCGCCCAGGGCCCCGCGATGCGCGGGCTGCTCGGCGGGGGAGCGACGCTCGACGTGCTCGTGACCGAGCCCGCGGAGCTGCGCGATCAGCTGCCCCGCGTGATCCCGCCCATCGCGGCGGGCGTCGTCGCGGTCGCGGGGGTCGGCGTCACGACGAGCATCGTCGCGCCGGAGCTCACCGGTGTCGTGTGGACGGTGCTCGCGGTGACGGTCGCGCTCGCCGCGGGCGCGGGCGTGCTCACGGCTCGTGCCGCCGCATCCGCCCGCGTCGCCGCCCGCGCCGCGCTCGTGCGCCGCATCACGGGCCTCGCGCAGGCGGCCGACGAGCTGCGCGGCGGCGGGCTCGCCCCCGCGGCCCGCGCGTCGATCGACAGGCTCGGCGACGAGCTCGCGGCCGCCGAGCGCCGCACCGCCGCGGCCGCGGGACTCGGAAGCGCCGTCGCCCTCGCGGGATGCGCGGGTCTCGCGGTCGCCGTGCCGGTGCTCGCGCCCGCGGCCCTGCCCGCGTCGACCGTCGCGGTCGTCGCGATGCTCGCGCTCGCGCTCGTCGAGGCCGTCGACGGCGTTGCGGCCGCCGCCCGTCGCATCCCGACCCTGCGCGCCGTGCTCGGGCGCCTCGCGCCCCTGCTCGAGGCGCCCGAGACGATCGGCGGCGACCGCCGCCTCGACGCCCCCGTCTCGCGCGTCGAGCTCGACCAGGTCGCCCGCACGCTCCCGGGCCGCGAGCTCTTCGCGGGCATCACGGCATCCGTCGGCGCGGGGGAGCGCCTGCGCATCGAGGGGCCCTCGGGCTCCGGCAAGTCGACGCTCCTCGCGATGATCATGGGCTCGCTCGCCCCGGATGCGGGTGCCGTGCGCGCGGACGGCGCCCCCGTCGCCGACCTCGACAGCGTCGACTGGGGCCGCCACATCGCGTGGTGCCCGCAGGAGGCGCACGTCTTCGACTCGACGATCCGCGGCAACCTGCTCATCGGCCGAGGCCGCGACGACGCCCCCGACGACGCCGAGCTCGTCGCCGCCATCGAACGGGCGGGGCTCGGCGGGCTCTACGCGAGCCTGCCCGACGGGCTCACGACGCGCGTCGGCCAGGCCGGCCGCGCCCTCTCGGGCGGCGAGCGTCAGCGCCTCGCGATCGCGCGCGCCCTCCTCGCCCGTTCCGAGGTGCTCCTGCTCGACGAGCCGACCGCGCACCTCGACGAGCCCACGGCACGCGCGCTCATGCGCGACATCCGCGACGCGACATCCGACCGCATCGTCGTGCTCGTGTCGCACCGCGCGGACGATGCGGACGACGCCGACCGCGTCGTGCGGTTGGGGGGTTTCCCCCACCCCGCGCTCGTCTGACATCCGGATTCCGGGCCCCCCGCGCATCCGGGATGCTGGTGCACATGGAGACGACCACGCGACGCGGATACGGCCGGTACTGGGCGGGTCTGCTGCCCGAGCTGGGCTTCCTGCTGCCGATGCTGCCGATCGTGATCACGGGCATCACGCTGCTCATGACGCTGTTCTGGACGGGCGTCGGCATGATCCCGATCTTCATCGGCGTCTTCATCGTGCTCGCCGCGCTCTTCGTCGCGCGCGGCTTCGGCATCCTCGAGCTCTGGCGCCTGCGCGGGGCGCTCTTCCCGGCCATCACACCCCCGCGCTGGGACCGCACGGCACGCGGCGGAGGAGCCCTCTCGAAGCTGCTCTCGCCCATGATCGACGGGCACTACTGGCTCTACCTGCTGCACGGCTCGCTCGTGAACCCCATCGTCGGAATCATCACGTGGTCGATCACGATCGCGTGGCTGTCGATCGCCCTCGCGGGCATCGGCTACCCGATCGTCGCGCTCTTCGTGCCCGACGACAACGTCGGTCTCGTCGGCCTCGTGCAGTACCTCGTCGACGAAGGCGCCGTGCTGCCCGAGCTCCTCATCAACCCCGCGTTCCACGCGGTCGTCATCGTCGCCGTCGGCCTCGTGTTCCTGCTGACGCTGCCGTTCGTCACGCACGGCCTCACCTGGATCCACCACGCGATCGCCCGCGGGATGCTGTCGGCCTGGCGCTCGGAGGAGCTGCGCGTGCAGATGGCCGACCTCTCGGCCTCCCGCAGCGCGGCCGTCGCCGCCGAGGGCACGGCCCTCCGCCGACTCGAGCGCGACATCCACGACGGCCCCCAGCAGCGCCTCGTGCGCCTGCAGATGGACCTCGCGTCCGCCGAGCGCCAGCTCGAGAAGGATCCGGATGCCGCGCGCGAGCTCATCGCGCTCGCCCGCAGCCAGTCAAAGGAGGCGCTCGAGGAGCTGCGCGCCCTGTCGCGCGGCTTCGCCCCGCCCATCCTCATGGATCGCGGACTCGTCGCGGCCCTCGAGTCGCTCGCCGTGCGCTCGCCCCTGCCGACGCACGTCGAGTCGCTGCTGCCCGAGGGGCTCGCCCTGCAGCCCGAGCTCGAGCGCAACGCCTACTTCATCGCCGCGGAGGCCCTCACGAACGTCGCGAAGCACGCCAACGCGCAGAACGCGTGGGTGCGCCTCGAGACCCGCGCGGGCGACGACGAGGAGCCGCGTTGGCTCGACGTCGTCGTGACCGACGACGGGGCGGGCGGCGCCTCCACCGTCGCGGGCCACGGCCTCGCGGGCATCGCGGAGCGCGTGCGCGGCCTCGGAGGCACGATGGACCTCGTGAGCCCCGCCGGCGGGCCCACCCACGTCATCGCCCGCCTCCCGCTCGGCAACGGGGTGCCCGCCGCTCGCTAACCTGGGGGCGTGAGCGTGCGCGTGGTTGTTGCCGACGATTCCGTCCTGCTGCGCGAGGGCCTCGTGCGCGTTCTCGAGGAGGCCGGCCACGAGGTCATCGGCTCCTACGGTGACGCCGACGAGCTGCTCGCGGCCGTCTTCGACCTCGCGCCCGACCTCGCCGTGCTCGACGTGCGGATGCCGCCCACCTTCCGCGACGAGGGCGTGCGAGCCGCCATCCGGCTGCGGCGGGAGCTGCCGGCCACGGGCATCCTGCTGCTCTCCCAGTACGTCGAGGTCGCCTACGCGCAGGAGCTGCTCGGCGCGGGCTCCGGGGGAGTGGGGTACCTGCTCAAGGACCGCGTCGCCTCCCTCGAGGAGCTCACGGATGCCGTCGACCGCATCGCCGCGGGCGGCACGGTGCTCGACCCCGAGGTCGTCGCCCAGCTCATCGGACGCCGCCACGACCCGCTCGCCTCGCTCACGCCGCGCGAGCGCGAGGTGCTGCAGCTCATGGCCGAGGGGCGCAGCAACACGGCGATCGCGAAGCAGCTGTTCATCGGCGTCGGGGCGGTCGAGAAGAACGTCACGGCGATCTTCGGCAAGCTCGGCCTCGAGGACTCGGGCACCGACCACCGCCGCGTGCTCGCGGTCGTCGCCTGGCTGCAGCGCTGACGGGGCTGACGGGCTGACGGGCTGCTGAAAGGCCGACGCGCGGGCGGATCCGAGGATCCACGCCCGCGCGCCGGGAGATAGTCGGCGCACCCACCCGTCGAGTGCGCCGCCTATCGGCTGTGGGACATTGCAGGTGTACCCGGGGGTTCGAGTCGCTCCCGTCTGGCGGTGGTCAGGCCACCGACGAGCGGGAGACGGTGCTGAAGTCGGCGGTCCAGGTCTGGAGCTCCGGGCGGTTCTCCTGGATGTGGTTCGTCCAGGCGATGCCGTTCCACCAGCGCAGCTGGGGGATGCCGAGGGGGTCGCGGTACCAGCCGGCGGGGGCGGCTGTCGCGCTGGGGTTCACGACGGTCATGGTGGTTCGCTCCTGAGGGGGGTGGGGTAGTCGCGGGCAGGGGGAGAGCGATGCGACTGAGGCGATGGTACTGCCCCCCGTATGCGGGGGCAATGGTGTATTTCCCCCGGTGACCTGCCGTTCCCGGGAACGAGGAAGGCCCCTCCGAGGAGGGGCCTTCCGTGTGCTGTGCCGAGGCTCAGGCCGGCGAGATGTTCGACGCCTGCGGGCCCTTCGGGCCGGGCACGGTCTCGAACTCGACGCGCTGGCCGTCCTCGAGGTTCTTGTAGCCGGAGCCGGCGATCGCCGAGTGGTGGGCGAAGAGGTCGGCGGTGCCGTCGTCGGGGGCGATGAAGCCGTATCCCTTTTCGGCGTTGAACCACTTCACGGTTCCGGTGGTCATGGTGTTCTCCTTTGTATTCGTTGTCATCCGCCGAAGCCCCACCCTGGGGTGGTGCGACGCTCCGAAGGAGGCGGCGGACGCATCCGGTCGGCTCGCAGCCGTGCCGGACGTCTGTGGGGCCTCAGGCTCGCCGGTACTGGGCGAGCATGTGGCAGGTGAAGGGGTCGAGCGCGGCGCGGCCGACCTCGTGCATGTGTCGGACGACCGCGACGTTGGCGCGGGCGAAGCTCATCTCGGTGTAGGGGAGCTCGTGGGTCGCGCAGAACTCGCGCACGATCTCACGAGCCTTCGCGAGGTAGGGGCGGGGCATGTTCGGGAAGAGGTGGTGCTCGACCTGGTAGTTGAGTCCGCCGAGGGCCGCCGACGCCCAGAACCCCCCCGAGATGTTGCGCGAGGTGCGCACCTGCTTCGTGAAGAAGTCGAGCTTCTGCTCGGCAGGGATGATCGGCATGCCCGTGTGGTTCACCGCGAACGCTGCGCCCATGTAGACGCCGAACACGGCCATCTGCACGCCGATGAAGGCGAAGGCCATGCCGAGCGGCAGCACCCAGAAGATCGCGCCGAAGTAGACGCCGAAGCGGAGGGCGAGCATCCCGAGCTCGATCCAGCGACCCTCGACCTTGCGGCGCTCGAGGAGCGAGCGGATCGAGTGGAAGTGCAGGTTGAGGCCCTCGAGCAGGAGCAGGGGGTAGAACAGCCATCCCTGGCGGCGCGTGATGAAGGCGAGCAGGCCGCGCTGCGCGGCCGCCGTCTCGGGCGTGAACGCGACCACGTCGACCTCGATGTCGGGGTCCTTGCTCACGCGGTTGGGATTGGCGTGGTGGCGCGTGTGCTTCGTCATCCACCACTGGTAGCTCATACCGACGCCGAGCACCGCGACGATGCGGCCGATGCGGTCGTTGGCGGGTCCGCTCTTGAGCACCTGGCGGTGCGCGAACTCGTGGCCGATGAACGCGGCCTGCGTGAAGATGATGCCGAGGGCTCCGGCGATGAGCAGCTGGAACCAGCTGTCGCCCAGCAGGATGAAGCCTGTGATGGCCCCGCCGAGGGCGAGGAGGAGGCCGCCGCCGAGAAGGGCGTAGAACCAGCCCGCCCGGCGCAGGAGGCCCGATTCGCGAACGGTCTGGGAGACCTGGGTGAAGGTGCGGACGGGGTTGATGCTCTCGCCCGTGC
The Protaetiibacter sp. SSC-01 genome window above contains:
- a CDS encoding response regulator transcription factor, with the translated sequence MRVVVADDSVLLREGLVRVLEEAGHEVIGSYGDADELLAAVFDLAPDLAVLDVRMPPTFRDEGVRAAIRLRRELPATGILLLSQYVEVAYAQELLGAGSGGVGYLLKDRVASLEELTDAVDRIAAGGTVLDPEVVAQLIGRRHDPLASLTPREREVLQLMAEGRSNTAIAKQLFIGVGAVEKNVTAIFGKLGLEDSGTDHRRVLAVVAWLQR
- a CDS encoding cytochrome ubiquinol oxidase subunit I; amino-acid sequence: MDPLEIARWQFGITTVYHFMMVPLTLGLGMVVAILHTMWVRTADEKWLRMTKFWGKLYLVNFIMGVATGIVQEFQFGMAWSEYSRFVGDVFGAPLAMEGLLAFFVESTFLGLWIFGWGRLPKRLHLATLWLAVIGSWISAYFILAANSWMQHPVGIELVDGKPVLTDIWAVLTNNTALAAFPHTIAGAIAVAGGFLLGIAWYQLWRRRKDGIDTVDASGRVIVGEAPEIPGRDTADHRVWITSLRLGAVVAIVGFSAVAITGDIQGKLMYEQQPLKMAAAEAACHTGTSFSVLSVGKLGSQDCSEVVPVIEIPGVLSFLAKGDFTTEMPGLNELIPQYEELYGTNLPESELYGERSGAEIDYMPNLEVTYWGFRIMIGFGAIAAFAGVVALWLTRKGTVPVSKPLMQLAVFGILAPFGANAAGWIFTEMGRQPFVVAPNPNPSGVDGVFMFTAAAVSPGVDGWEIVFSLVSLGLVYLVLMVVEVMLLARFVRAGVAGVMPERFHDDDADGPDGDAGTRDDVLAFAY
- the cydC gene encoding thiol reductant ABC exporter subunit CydC; translated protein: MTAERADSRPLRGGRPELGPGGVGALVPVVLASLAGAAGTLLIAESIARQLASFAAGGDPAEWLALGALGVLLRAGAAWAQSVLARRAAIRAKSALRRDLAARIARGDAAGGGTAVLATEGLDALDDYFGVAIPAMVSALVVPFAAGLRILGADLLSTIVLVCTIPLVPVFMALIGMHTRDRVDRSTDALTRLADHLVELARGLPVLVGLGRLEEQLAALDRIQSDYRSRTMLTLRTAFLSALALELIATISVAVVAVFLGVRLISGDVTLEVAVLVLLLAPECFTALREVGTAFHSSQDGLSALRRVRELLADGRVSAVPADGAPALEHVGVRFPGRDAVFAGLTVRPVVGRITALAGRSGCGKSTALAALVGALPADAVLTGTVTGDPAHTAYAAQTPRFAEETLLEELALAGADADAARALAAELGLEGVLGAPLAELSPGEQRRAALARALARVDAGATLLVLDEPTAHLDDASAERVRAAVRARADRVATVLVAHEPATLAIADEVVTLGGQAWAGFDTRPAPPVATQPAVNAATAHDVVNAGDGRLAARPAVNAGGRGAPPEATRLETAGPAAGRGPLRTVLAASPWRWVGASVMAALAIGLGLALTGVSGWLIVRASEGPAIMYLLVAIVGVRFFGLGRPVARYVERLLAHDAVFRATDVLRLRLWRRLAAQGPAMRGLLGGGATLDVLVTEPAELRDQLPRVIPPIAAGVVAVAGVGVTTSIVAPELTGVVWTVLAVTVALAAGAGVLTARAAASARVAARAALVRRITGLAQAADELRGGGLAPAARASIDRLGDELAAAERRTAAAAGLGSAVALAGCAGLAVAVPVLAPAALPASTVAVVAMLALALVEAVDGVAAAARRIPTLRAVLGRLAPLLEAPETIGGDRRLDAPVSRVELDQVARTLPGRELFAGITASVGAGERLRIEGPSGSGKSTLLAMIMGSLAPDAGAVRADGAPVADLDSVDWGRHIAWCPQEAHVFDSTIRGNLLIGRGRDDAPDDAELVAAIERAGLGGLYASLPDGLTTRVGQAGRALSGGERQRLAIARALLARSEVLLLDEPTAHLDEPTARALMRDIRDATSDRIVVLVSHRADDADDADRVVRLGGFPHPALV
- a CDS encoding helix-turn-helix domain-containing protein, coding for MAEEVERTLAGVGGRLRALRTRRELTLAQVSRDTGISVSTLSRLESGTRRPALELLLPLARVYDVPLDELVGAPEVGDPRVHIRRIPHRGGLLLPLSRGANGIRVVKQILPPPRARERVELKTHRGNEWLYVISGRLRLVLGERDFVLEAGEAAEFDTRTPHWMGAADGTTVELLHLSGPEGQRIHLPELDA
- a CDS encoding sensor histidine kinase, whose product is METTTRRGYGRYWAGLLPELGFLLPMLPIVITGITLLMTLFWTGVGMIPIFIGVFIVLAALFVARGFGILELWRLRGALFPAITPPRWDRTARGGGALSKLLSPMIDGHYWLYLLHGSLVNPIVGIITWSITIAWLSIALAGIGYPIVALFVPDDNVGLVGLVQYLVDEGAVLPELLINPAFHAVVIVAVGLVFLLTLPFVTHGLTWIHHAIARGMLSAWRSEELRVQMADLSASRSAAVAAEGTALRRLERDIHDGPQQRLVRLQMDLASAERQLEKDPDAARELIALARSQSKEALEELRALSRGFAPPILMDRGLVAALESLAVRSPLPTHVESLLPEGLALQPELERNAYFIAAEALTNVAKHANAQNAWVRLETRAGDDEEPRWLDVVVTDDGAGGASTVAGHGLAGIAERVRGLGGTMDLVSPAGGPTHVIARLPLGNGVPAAR
- a CDS encoding cold-shock protein; this translates as MTTGTVKWFNAEKGYGFIAPDDGTADLFAHHSAIAGSGYKNLEDGQRVEFETVPGPKGPQASNISPA
- a CDS encoding DUF2510 domain-containing protein; protein product: MTVVNPSATAAPAGWYRDPLGIPQLRWWNGIAWTNHIQENRPELQTWTADFSTVSRSSVA
- the cydB gene encoding cytochrome d ubiquinol oxidase subunit II → MDALPVVWFVAIAVLWGGYILLEGFDLGVGMHMLFSARDEKQRRVMLNAIGPVWDGNEVWLLTAGAGTFAAFPYWYASLFSTLYVPLTLVLLGLIFRAVAIEYRGKIVSRAWTRFWDWSIGLGSLVAAFGLGAGLALTTTGLPIDANGDRVGGPFVWLTPIAVLGGLALVGFCLVHGATFLALKTDGPVRERMGRLVPRMAPVALLPIAGWAILVEVRGGNPVSWTLLALAVVAGVYAWLRARKGSEGWAFTGFAAFGAFGAASIFAGVFPVVLPSTIDPAFDLTIWNAASGEYTLMVMSVVTAFALPVVLAYQAWSYWVFRKRVAPQHVPEPHDAVPAIRRDAAAGAVPGTR
- a CDS encoding NAD(P)/FAD-dependent oxidoreductase is translated as MNRDTRPHSAPEIVDVAVVGGGPAGLSAATALGRSRRAVVVIDAGEPRNAVAAHAHNVFSRDGAEPLALIAAAREQAAAYGVALVDDRVTRVRRAPDGFALETAGGRTVQARRLLLASGLRDVLPDIPGLAAHWGDSVVHCPYCHGWEVRDRAIVVIGTTPRSSHQALMFSRLSDDVVFVRHDSPRDAASDADLVALGVRIVDGVVARVDDDSDGALDSVVLADGTALPARAVAVGPSFEARTELYEQLGGSPSVVEGVGVVIPADAVGMTPLPGVWAVGNARDATAMVGASAAAGTMAGAALNMDLLVDEAAAARAQGPGPRPRTTA